A genomic stretch from Bordetella sp. N includes:
- a CDS encoding ABC transporter substrate-binding protein: MYSLKKTAAALSAALALGVLPVAGAQAAGTLTVAITQDAGSWDPIDTFVTWWGSVGSNIYDGLTMRGADMKLQPALATSWEFLDNNARIRFKLREGVKFHDGEPFDANAVKFTFDRLLGQEGAKGPQRSNYTSIDKVEVVDAHTVDFFMKRPDPVLLTKLAGYGAMIVPPKYIQEKGDAYFNEHPVGTGPFKFVDYKPKVSLTLARNDDYWGGKPKLDQVVYRFIAEPATQVAELQAGRVDIATVIPLNLVATIDKSANAHVVSTSGPVTIVVRFDTAHGITAKPEVRRALTMAVDRDAIIKQLLMGKAKPIASFQGDLSFGYDPALKPFPFNPAEAKKLLAAAGVKPGESIQLDVRGSDSQFREVAQAMAAYMQAVGVKVTIKPYETPVLINDIIPQGKTGAMWQNQWGGWTYDYDNTAYLMYHTGEKWNPYDKDAKLDAMLESQRNTYDVEERRKTLRAVAAYVADQALDLPMYALDTVVGVNKRVKDADIPGDIRFRFVNTSVE, translated from the coding sequence ATGTATTCCCTGAAGAAAACCGCCGCCGCTTTGAGCGCGGCCTTGGCCCTCGGCGTCTTGCCCGTGGCCGGCGCGCAGGCGGCCGGCACCCTGACGGTGGCCATCACGCAGGATGCGGGCAGCTGGGACCCCATCGACACCTTCGTGACGTGGTGGGGCTCGGTCGGCAGCAATATCTATGACGGCCTGACGATGCGCGGCGCCGACATGAAGCTGCAACCGGCGCTGGCGACCAGCTGGGAATTCCTCGACAACAATGCGCGCATCCGCTTCAAGCTGCGCGAAGGCGTCAAGTTCCACGATGGTGAGCCTTTCGACGCCAATGCCGTGAAGTTCACCTTCGACCGCCTGCTGGGCCAGGAAGGCGCCAAGGGACCGCAGCGCTCCAACTACACGTCCATCGACAAGGTGGAAGTGGTCGACGCGCATACGGTCGACTTCTTCATGAAGCGCCCCGATCCCGTGCTGTTGACCAAGCTGGCCGGCTATGGCGCGATGATCGTGCCGCCGAAGTACATCCAGGAAAAGGGCGACGCCTATTTCAACGAACATCCGGTCGGCACCGGTCCGTTCAAGTTCGTCGACTACAAGCCCAAGGTCAGCCTGACCCTGGCCCGTAACGATGACTACTGGGGCGGCAAGCCCAAACTGGACCAGGTGGTGTACCGCTTCATCGCCGAGCCGGCGACGCAGGTGGCGGAGCTGCAGGCCGGCCGCGTGGATATCGCCACGGTGATCCCGCTGAACCTGGTCGCCACCATCGATAAATCGGCCAACGCCCATGTGGTCAGCACCAGCGGCCCGGTCACCATCGTGGTGCGCTTCGATACCGCGCATGGCATCACCGCCAAGCCTGAAGTGCGCCGCGCGTTGACCATGGCGGTGGATCGCGACGCCATCATCAAACAGTTGCTGATGGGCAAGGCCAAGCCTATCGCCAGCTTCCAGGGCGATCTGTCCTTCGGCTACGACCCCGCGCTGAAGCCTTTTCCCTTCAATCCCGCCGAAGCGAAGAAGCTGTTGGCCGCGGCGGGTGTCAAGCCGGGCGAGAGCATCCAGCTGGATGTGCGCGGCAGCGATTCGCAGTTCCGTGAAGTGGCGCAGGCCATGGCCGCCTATATGCAGGCCGTCGGCGTCAAGGTCACCATCAAGCCGTATGAGACGCCGGTGCTGATCAACGACATCATCCCGCAGGGCAAGACCGGCGCGATGTGGCAGAACCAGTGGGGTGGCTGGACGTATGACTACGACAACACCGCGTATCTGATGTATCACACCGGCGAGAAATGGAATCCGTACGACAAGGATGCCAAGCTGGACGCGATGCTGGAGTCGCAGCGCAATACCTACGACGTCGAGGAGCGGCGCAAGACGCTGCGCGCCGTGGCGGCGTATGTGGCGGACCAGGCCCTGGACCTGCCGATGTACGCGCTGGACACGGTGGTCGGCGTGAACAAACGGGTCAAGGACGCGGATATTCCGGGGGATATCCGATTCCGCTTCGTCAACACCAGCGTGGAATGA
- a CDS encoding dipeptide ABC transporter ATP-binding protein yields MLSLRGVTVDFSTDAGPVRAVDSLDFEVRPGQTLAIVGESGSGKSVTSLAIMGLTRYTGGRVSAGSIVLRDKAGQAVDLTQASEDQMRALRGNDIAMIFQEPMTSLNPVYTVGDQIQEAIVLHQRLTPAAARKAARALLEKVRLPDAEQMLDRYPHQLSGGMRQRVMIAMALSCQPRLLIADEPTTALDVTIQAQILNIIRELQRDLGTAVVFITHDMGVVAEMADEVVVMLRGRKVEQGPVKQIFEAPRHAYTRALLAAVPRLGSMAGTDLPRRTQQIVLEEGGQADASLRQVGTAYDVDTADYREPLLSVRGLTTRFDARRGLLGRATHRIHAVEGVSFDLYPGETLALVGESGSGKSTIGKTLQQLVAPTSGEVRFEGRDIFSMNRADSQRLRQEIQYIFQDPYASLDPRKTVGFSIAEPIVTHRLLNGQAAIQRRVAELLEHVGLSAAHAQRYPHEFSGGQRQRVCIARALACKPRLIIADESVSALDVSIQAQILNLLMDLQKEHGLSYLFITHDMAVVERVSHRVAVMYLGQIVELGTRRRIFESPRHAYTRKLLAAVPVAEPGRHIDTNLVSGEIPSPLRRVGDEPAILMLDEVEPGHLVAR; encoded by the coding sequence CTGCTGTCGCTGCGCGGGGTCACCGTGGATTTCTCCACCGACGCCGGCCCCGTGCGCGCCGTTGACAGCCTGGATTTCGAAGTGCGCCCTGGCCAGACCCTGGCCATCGTGGGCGAGTCCGGTTCGGGCAAATCCGTGACATCCCTGGCCATCATGGGCCTTACCCGCTACACGGGCGGGCGCGTCAGCGCCGGCAGCATCGTGTTGCGCGACAAGGCCGGCCAGGCGGTGGATCTGACGCAGGCGTCCGAAGACCAGATGCGGGCCCTGCGCGGCAACGATATCGCCATGATCTTCCAGGAGCCGATGACGTCGCTGAACCCGGTCTATACGGTGGGCGATCAGATCCAGGAAGCCATCGTCCTGCATCAGCGGCTGACGCCGGCGGCCGCGCGCAAGGCCGCGCGCGCCTTGCTGGAAAAAGTGCGGCTGCCGGACGCCGAGCAGATGCTCGACCGCTATCCGCATCAGTTGTCGGGCGGCATGCGCCAGCGCGTCATGATCGCCATGGCGCTGTCCTGTCAGCCGCGCCTGTTGATCGCCGACGAGCCGACGACCGCGCTGGACGTGACCATCCAGGCGCAGATCCTCAACATCATCCGCGAGTTGCAGCGCGATCTGGGCACGGCCGTGGTCTTCATCACGCACGATATGGGCGTGGTGGCGGAAATGGCCGACGAGGTGGTGGTCATGCTGCGCGGGAGGAAAGTGGAGCAGGGGCCGGTCAAACAGATCTTCGAGGCGCCGCGCCACGCCTATACGCGCGCCTTGCTGGCGGCCGTGCCGCGGCTGGGCAGCATGGCCGGCACCGATCTGCCGCGCCGCACGCAGCAGATCGTCCTGGAAGAGGGTGGGCAGGCCGACGCGTCCTTGCGCCAGGTGGGCACGGCCTATGACGTGGATACGGCGGACTACCGCGAGCCTCTGCTCAGCGTGCGCGGCCTGACCACGCGCTTCGACGCCAGGCGCGGCTTGCTCGGCCGCGCCACGCATCGCATCCACGCGGTGGAAGGCGTCAGCTTCGATCTCTATCCCGGTGAAACGCTGGCGCTGGTGGGGGAGTCGGGCAGCGGCAAGTCGACCATAGGCAAGACCCTGCAGCAGCTGGTGGCGCCGACCTCGGGCGAAGTGCGCTTCGAGGGGCGCGACATCTTTTCGATGAACCGGGCGGACAGCCAGCGGCTGCGCCAGGAAATCCAGTACATCTTCCAGGACCCCTATGCGTCGCTGGATCCGCGCAAGACCGTGGGATTCAGCATCGCCGAACCCATCGTCACGCACCGCCTTCTGAACGGCCAGGCCGCCATCCAGCGGCGGGTTGCCGAACTGCTGGAACACGTGGGCTTGTCCGCCGCGCATGCGCAGCGCTATCCGCATGAGTTTTCCGGCGGCCAGCGGCAACGCGTGTGCATCGCGCGGGCGCTCGCCTGCAAGCCCAGGCTGATCATTGCCGATGAATCGGTGTCGGCCCTGGATGTGTCCATCCAGGCGCAGATCCTGAACCTGCTGATGGACCTGCAGAAGGAACATGGCCTGTCCTATCTGTTCATCACCCACGACATGGCGGTGGTTGAGCGGGTGAGCCATCGGGTAGCGGTAATGTATCTTGGGCAGATCGTCGAGCTGGGCACGCGGCGCCGTATTTTCGAATCGCCGCGCCATGCCTACACGCGCAAGTTGCTGGCCGCCGTGCCGGTGGCCGAGCCGGGCCGGCATATCGACACCAACCTGGTGTCAGGCGAAATCCCCAGTCCGCTGCGCCGTGTCGGCGACGAGCCGGCCATCTTGATGTTGGACGAAGTCGAGCCGGGCCATCTGGTGGCCCGTTGA
- a CDS encoding LysR family transcriptional regulator — protein MNFKQIETFRAVMLTRSMTLAASQLHTSQPNVTRVISQLEKEVGFALFERVAGRITPTVEAESLLVEVERAFVGLESLSDSARSIKQSGTGSLRVGAVSSIAMSIIPEAMRLFTERYPTVPVVIHTSGSSAVAKWTALRYCEVGLVSFLSDIPGIEATPLRRERGVCVVPGNHRLARKRLIRAADLAGERFISLPQGSSTRLATDAAFETDERQLMMETPYATTICRMVGLGLGVGIVNPIVSRSMKIPGTKAIAFEPAIEFSSYVLRPTNTPGTRLAKAFLECVDQAWPVE, from the coding sequence ATGAACTTCAAGCAGATCGAAACCTTCCGCGCGGTCATGCTGACGCGCTCCATGACGCTCGCAGCCAGCCAGTTGCACACCTCGCAGCCCAACGTCACGCGCGTCATCTCCCAGCTGGAAAAGGAAGTGGGCTTCGCGCTATTCGAGCGGGTGGCCGGGCGCATCACGCCGACGGTCGAGGCCGAGTCCCTGCTGGTCGAAGTGGAGCGCGCGTTCGTGGGGCTGGAAAGCCTGTCCGATTCGGCCAGGTCGATCAAGCAATCCGGCACCGGCAGCCTGCGGGTCGGGGCGGTGTCCTCGATCGCCATGAGCATCATTCCCGAGGCCATGCGCCTGTTCACCGAGCGCTACCCCACGGTGCCGGTGGTGATCCATACCAGCGGATCATCCGCGGTCGCGAAGTGGACGGCATTGCGCTACTGCGAGGTGGGCCTGGTGTCCTTCCTGTCCGACATTCCCGGCATCGAAGCGACGCCTTTGCGCAGGGAGCGGGGCGTCTGCGTGGTGCCCGGCAATCATCGCCTGGCGCGCAAGCGCCTGATACGGGCGGCGGACCTGGCGGGGGAGCGCTTCATTTCCCTGCCCCAGGGCAGTTCGACGCGCCTGGCCACCGATGCGGCTTTCGAAACCGACGAGCGCCAGCTGATGATGGAAACCCCCTACGCCACGACGATCTGCCGCATGGTCGGCCTGGGGCTGGGGGTAGGCATCGTCAATCCCATCGTCAGCCGCAGCATGAAGATCCCGGGGACCAAGGCCATTGCGTTCGAGCCGGCCATCGAGTTCAGCAGCTACGTGCTGCGGCCGACGAACACGCCCGGCACGCGGCTGGCGAAGGCCTTCCTGGAGTGCGTGGACCAGGCGTGGCCGGTTGAATAG